The following proteins are co-located in the Theropithecus gelada isolate Dixy chromosome 19, Tgel_1.0, whole genome shotgun sequence genome:
- the TLE2 gene encoding transducin-like enhancer protein 2 isoform X2, protein MYPQGRHPTPLQSGQPFKFSILEICDRIKEEFQFLQAQYHSLKLECEKLASEKTEMQRHYVMYYEMSYGLNIEMHKQAEIVKRLSGICAQIIPFLTQEHQQQVLQAVERAKQVTVGELNSLIGQQLQPLSHHAPPVPLTPRPAGLVSGSATGLLALSGALAAQAQLAAAVKEDRVGVEAEGSRVERALSRSASPSPPESLVEEERPSGPGGGGKQRADEKELSGPYESDEDKSDYNLVVDEDQPSEPPSPATTPCGKVPICVPARRDLVDSPASLASSLGSPLPRAKELILNDLPPSTPASKSCDSSPPQDASTPGPSSASHLCQLAAKPAPSTDSIALRSPLTLSSPFTTSFSLGSHSTLNGDLSVPSSYVSLHLSPQVSSSVVYGRSPMMAFESHPHLRGSSVSSSLPSIPGGKPAYSFHVSADGQMQPVPFPSDALVGAGIPRHARQLHTLAHGEVVCAVTISGSTQHVYTGGKGCVKVWDVGQPGAKTPVAQLDCLNRDNYIRSCKLLPDGRSLIVGGEASTLSIWDLAAPTPRIKAELTSSAPACYALAVSPDAKVCFSCCSDGNIVVWDLQNQTMVRQFQGHTDGASCIDISDYGTRLWTGGLDNTVRCWDLREGRQLQQHDFSSQIFSLGHCPNQDWLAVGMESSNVEILHVRKPEKYQLHLHESCVLSLKFASCGRWFVSTGKDNLLNAWRTPYGASIFQSKESSSVLSCDISRNNKYIVTGSGDKKATVYEVVY, encoded by the exons ATGTACCCCCAGGGAAGGCACCCG ACCCCGCTCCAGTCCGGCCAGCCCTTCAAGTTCTCGATCTTGGAGATCTGCGACCGCATCAAAGAagaattccagtttctccagGCTCAGTACCACAG ccTCAAGCTAGAATGTGAGAAGCTGGCCAGTGAGAAGACGGAAATGCAGCGACATTATGTCATG tattATGAGATGTCTTATGGGCTCAACATTGAAATGCATAAGCAG GCGGAGATTGTGAAGCGTCTGAGCGGTATCTGCGCTCAGATTATCCCCTTCCTGACCCAGGAG CATCAGCAGCAGGTGCTCCAGGCCGTAGAGCGCGCCAAGCAGGTCACCGTGGGGGAACTGAACAGCCTCATTGGG cagcagctccagccGCTGTCCCATCATGCACCCCCTGTGCCCCTCACCCCCCGCCCAGCCGGGCTGGTGAGTGGCAGTGCTACGGGGCTGCTCGCCCTCTCTGGAGCCCTGGCTGCCCAGGCTCAGTTGGCTGCGGCTGTCAAGGAGGACCGTGTGGGCGTGGAGGCCGAGGGGTCCAGAG TGGAGAGAGCCCTGAGCAGG AGTGCGTCTCCCTCGCCTCCTGAGAGTCTCGTGGAGGAGGAGCGACCGAGTGGCCCTGGTGGTGgtgggaagcagagagcagatgAGAAGGAGCTGTCAGGACCTTAT GAAAGTGACGAAGACAAGAGTGACTACAATCTGGTGGTGGATGAG GACCAACCCTCAGAGCCCCCCAGCCCGGCTACCACCCCCTGCGGAAAGGTACCCATCTGTGTTCCTGCCCGTCGGGACCTGGTGGACAGTCCGGCCTCCTTGGCCTCTAGCCTTGGCTCACCACTCCCTAGAGCCAAGGAGCTCATCCTG AATGACCTTCCCCCCAGCACTCCTGCCTCCAAGTCCTGCGACTCCTCCCCGCCCCAGGACGCGTCCACCCCTGGGCCCAGCTCGGCCAGTCACCTCTGCCAGCTCGCTGCCAAGCCAGCGCCTTCCACGGACAGCATCG CCCTGAGGAGCCCCCTGACTCTGTCCAGTCCCTTCACCACGTCCTTCAGCCTGGGCTCCCACAGCACCCTCAATGGAGACCTCTCTGTGCCCAGCTCCTATGTCAGCCTCCACCTGTCCCCTCAGGTCAGCAGCTCTGTGGTATACGGACGCTCCCCCATG ATGGCATTTGAGTCTCACCCGCATCTCCGAGGGTCATCTGTCTCTTCCTCCCTACCCAGCATCCCTGGGGGAAAGCC GGCCTACTCCTTCCACGTGTCTGCGGACGGACAGATGCAGCCCGTACCCTTCCCCTCGGATGCACTGGTGGGCGCGGGCATCCCGCGGCACGCCCGGCAGCTGCACACGCTGGCACACGGCGAGGTGGTCTGCGCAGTCACCATCAGCGGCTCCACGCAGCACGTGTACACGGGCGGCAAGGGCTGTGTGAAGGTGTGGGACGTGGGCCAGCCTGGGGCCAAGACGCCCGTGGCCCAGCTCGACTGCCTG AACCGAGACAACTACATTCGCTCCTGCAAGTTGCTGCCAGATGGCCGGAGTCTGATAGTGGGCGGTGAGGCCAGCACCTTGTCCATTTGGGATCTGGCGGCGCCCACCCCCCGTATCAAGGCCGAGCTGACCTCCTCGGCCCCGGCCTGCTACGCCCTGGCCGTCAGCCCCGACGCCAAGGTTTGCTTCTCTTGCTGCAGCGATGGCAACATTGTGGTCTGGGACCTGCAGAACCAGACTATGGTCAG GCAGTTCCAGGGCCACACGGACGGTGCCAGCTGCATTGATATTTCCGATTATGGCACTCGGCTCTGGACAGGgggcctggacaacacggtgcgCTGCTGGGACCTGCGGGAGGGCCGCCAGCTGCAGCAGCACGACTTCAGCTCCCAG ATTTTCTCCCTGGGCCACTGCCCTAACCAGGACTGGCTGGCGGTCGGAATGGAGAGTAGCAATGTGGAGATCCTGCACGTCCGCAAGCCGGAGAAATACCAGCTGCACCTCCACGAGAGCTGTGTGCTGTCCCTGAAGTTTGCCTCCTGTG GACGGTGGTTTGTGAGCACTGGGAAGGACAATCTGCTCAACGCCTGGAGGACGCCGTACGGGGCCAGCATTTTCCAG TCCAAGGAGTCATCCTCAGTCCTGAGTTGTGACATCTCCAGGAATAACAAATACATCGTGACAGGCTCGGGGGACAAGAAGGCCACCGTGTATGAGGTGGTCTACTGA
- the TLE2 gene encoding transducin-like enhancer protein 2 isoform X1 — protein MYPQGRHPTPLQSGQPFKFSILEICDRIKEEFQFLQAQYHSLKLECEKLASEKTEMQRHYVMYYEMSYGLNIEMHKQAEIVKRLSGICAQIIPFLTQEHQQQVLQAVERAKQVTVGELNSLIGQQQLQPLSHHAPPVPLTPRPAGLVSGSATGLLALSGALAAQAQLAAAVKEDRVGVEAEGSRVERALSRSASPSPPESLVEEERPSGPGGGGKQRADEKELSGPYESDEDKSDYNLVVDEDQPSEPPSPATTPCGKVPICVPARRDLVDSPASLASSLGSPLPRAKELILNDLPPSTPASKSCDSSPPQDASTPGPSSASHLCQLAAKPAPSTDSIALRSPLTLSSPFTTSFSLGSHSTLNGDLSVPSSYVSLHLSPQVSSSVVYGRSPMMAFESHPHLRGSSVSSSLPSIPGGKPAYSFHVSADGQMQPVPFPSDALVGAGIPRHARQLHTLAHGEVVCAVTISGSTQHVYTGGKGCVKVWDVGQPGAKTPVAQLDCLNRDNYIRSCKLLPDGRSLIVGGEASTLSIWDLAAPTPRIKAELTSSAPACYALAVSPDAKVCFSCCSDGNIVVWDLQNQTMVRQFQGHTDGASCIDISDYGTRLWTGGLDNTVRCWDLREGRQLQQHDFSSQIFSLGHCPNQDWLAVGMESSNVEILHVRKPEKYQLHLHESCVLSLKFASCGRWFVSTGKDNLLNAWRTPYGASIFQSKESSSVLSCDISRNNKYIVTGSGDKKATVYEVVY, from the exons ATGTACCCCCAGGGAAGGCACCCG ACCCCGCTCCAGTCCGGCCAGCCCTTCAAGTTCTCGATCTTGGAGATCTGCGACCGCATCAAAGAagaattccagtttctccagGCTCAGTACCACAG ccTCAAGCTAGAATGTGAGAAGCTGGCCAGTGAGAAGACGGAAATGCAGCGACATTATGTCATG tattATGAGATGTCTTATGGGCTCAACATTGAAATGCATAAGCAG GCGGAGATTGTGAAGCGTCTGAGCGGTATCTGCGCTCAGATTATCCCCTTCCTGACCCAGGAG CATCAGCAGCAGGTGCTCCAGGCCGTAGAGCGCGCCAAGCAGGTCACCGTGGGGGAACTGAACAGCCTCATTGGG cagcagcagctccagccGCTGTCCCATCATGCACCCCCTGTGCCCCTCACCCCCCGCCCAGCCGGGCTGGTGAGTGGCAGTGCTACGGGGCTGCTCGCCCTCTCTGGAGCCCTGGCTGCCCAGGCTCAGTTGGCTGCGGCTGTCAAGGAGGACCGTGTGGGCGTGGAGGCCGAGGGGTCCAGAG TGGAGAGAGCCCTGAGCAGG AGTGCGTCTCCCTCGCCTCCTGAGAGTCTCGTGGAGGAGGAGCGACCGAGTGGCCCTGGTGGTGgtgggaagcagagagcagatgAGAAGGAGCTGTCAGGACCTTAT GAAAGTGACGAAGACAAGAGTGACTACAATCTGGTGGTGGATGAG GACCAACCCTCAGAGCCCCCCAGCCCGGCTACCACCCCCTGCGGAAAGGTACCCATCTGTGTTCCTGCCCGTCGGGACCTGGTGGACAGTCCGGCCTCCTTGGCCTCTAGCCTTGGCTCACCACTCCCTAGAGCCAAGGAGCTCATCCTG AATGACCTTCCCCCCAGCACTCCTGCCTCCAAGTCCTGCGACTCCTCCCCGCCCCAGGACGCGTCCACCCCTGGGCCCAGCTCGGCCAGTCACCTCTGCCAGCTCGCTGCCAAGCCAGCGCCTTCCACGGACAGCATCG CCCTGAGGAGCCCCCTGACTCTGTCCAGTCCCTTCACCACGTCCTTCAGCCTGGGCTCCCACAGCACCCTCAATGGAGACCTCTCTGTGCCCAGCTCCTATGTCAGCCTCCACCTGTCCCCTCAGGTCAGCAGCTCTGTGGTATACGGACGCTCCCCCATG ATGGCATTTGAGTCTCACCCGCATCTCCGAGGGTCATCTGTCTCTTCCTCCCTACCCAGCATCCCTGGGGGAAAGCC GGCCTACTCCTTCCACGTGTCTGCGGACGGACAGATGCAGCCCGTACCCTTCCCCTCGGATGCACTGGTGGGCGCGGGCATCCCGCGGCACGCCCGGCAGCTGCACACGCTGGCACACGGCGAGGTGGTCTGCGCAGTCACCATCAGCGGCTCCACGCAGCACGTGTACACGGGCGGCAAGGGCTGTGTGAAGGTGTGGGACGTGGGCCAGCCTGGGGCCAAGACGCCCGTGGCCCAGCTCGACTGCCTG AACCGAGACAACTACATTCGCTCCTGCAAGTTGCTGCCAGATGGCCGGAGTCTGATAGTGGGCGGTGAGGCCAGCACCTTGTCCATTTGGGATCTGGCGGCGCCCACCCCCCGTATCAAGGCCGAGCTGACCTCCTCGGCCCCGGCCTGCTACGCCCTGGCCGTCAGCCCCGACGCCAAGGTTTGCTTCTCTTGCTGCAGCGATGGCAACATTGTGGTCTGGGACCTGCAGAACCAGACTATGGTCAG GCAGTTCCAGGGCCACACGGACGGTGCCAGCTGCATTGATATTTCCGATTATGGCACTCGGCTCTGGACAGGgggcctggacaacacggtgcgCTGCTGGGACCTGCGGGAGGGCCGCCAGCTGCAGCAGCACGACTTCAGCTCCCAG ATTTTCTCCCTGGGCCACTGCCCTAACCAGGACTGGCTGGCGGTCGGAATGGAGAGTAGCAATGTGGAGATCCTGCACGTCCGCAAGCCGGAGAAATACCAGCTGCACCTCCACGAGAGCTGTGTGCTGTCCCTGAAGTTTGCCTCCTGTG GACGGTGGTTTGTGAGCACTGGGAAGGACAATCTGCTCAACGCCTGGAGGACGCCGTACGGGGCCAGCATTTTCCAG TCCAAGGAGTCATCCTCAGTCCTGAGTTGTGACATCTCCAGGAATAACAAATACATCGTGACAGGCTCGGGGGACAAGAAGGCCACCGTGTATGAGGTGGTCTACTGA